The uncultured Dysgonomonas sp. genome contains the following window.
TCTATCAGTTCCGACATCTTCATTGATTTCTTAAATATAATGGTGATATTTTGCATGATGTTGAATTTTTATTCGTCCTGATACTTTATTTCGGATATATCCACAAGTTTGTTTATTATCGCATATATGGTTAGTCCGGATATACTGTGTACTTTAAGTTTACGGGTAATGTTTCGGCGATGAGTTATTGCTGTGTGTATGGATATATTATGGTGCTCGGCAATTTCTTTATTGCTCATACCTTTTACTACGCTGATCAGGATTTCTTTTTCTCTGTCGCTGAGTTCTTCCTGGTCCCCCTGGGTTGCTTGTTCTTTATTCAGGCAATTGAGTAATGTTTCTTCAATCCTTGACTCAGAATCGTTTATTTTAATAACTGCATCATATGATTTATAAAATTGTTCATCAATAATATTATATACCAGGGCTATGATTGCTATATTTTTATTTAAGTTGAGTTGCTGGCGTATATCCTGCTTTGAGGTGTGTCCCAGAAGCATCGGATTGATCAGGACTGCATCAGGGCGAAGTATATCGAGCTGATAATTGATATCCTCCATCTCTTTTAGTTCTACGACTTTTCCCACGCTGGATAACTGGGAAAGAACATAGACCAACCCTTTGCGTATGATATATGATGTTTCGGCTACTGCTAATACTTTCTTTGTATTCGACATCTTTTATGACAGTTTC
Protein-coding sequences here:
- a CDS encoding LuxR C-terminal-related transcriptional regulator, producing MSNTKKVLAVAETSYIIRKGLVYVLSQLSSVGKVVELKEMEDINYQLDILRPDAVLINPMLLGHTSKQDIRQQLNLNKNIAIIALVYNIIDEQFYKSYDAVIKINDSESRIEETLLNCLNKEQATQGDQEELSDREKEILISVVKGMSNKEIAEHHNISIHTAITHRRNITRKLKVHSISGLTIYAIINKLVDISEIKYQDE